In a single window of the Rhodoferax saidenbachensis genome:
- a CDS encoding rhodanese-like domain-containing protein, which produces MKFILDNWQLFSIALASGGMLLWPVLRGATSTGLSPAAAVQLINREKAVVVDVSDAAEFAAGHVGGAKNVPLAELEAKLAGVAKNKALPLILVCATGARSARAVLAAKKLGYEQAQSLAGGLNAWKSANLPVEKA; this is translated from the coding sequence GTGAAATTTATTCTCGATAACTGGCAGTTGTTCTCTATTGCCCTGGCGTCCGGCGGCATGCTGCTGTGGCCCGTGTTGCGTGGTGCCACCAGCACCGGCCTGAGCCCGGCGGCTGCCGTGCAGCTGATCAACCGCGAAAAAGCCGTGGTGGTCGATGTGAGTGATGCCGCTGAATTTGCCGCTGGCCATGTGGGCGGCGCCAAAAACGTGCCGCTGGCCGAGCTGGAAGCCAAGTTGGCTGGTGTGGCCAAAAACAAGGCCCTGCCGCTGATTCTGGTGTGCGCCACGGGCGCCCGCTCGGCGCGCGCCGTGCTCGCCGCCAAAAAACTCGGTTATGAGCAAGCCCAATCGCTGGCCGGTGGCCTGAACGCCTGGAAGAGCGCCAACCTGCCGGTTGAAAAAGCCTGA